The proteins below are encoded in one region of Sulfolobus islandicus Y.N.15.51:
- a CDS encoding 30S ribosomal protein S26e, translating to MPKKRENRGRRKGDKGHVGYISCDQCGARVPEDKAVCVTKMYSPVDASLASELEKKGAIIARYPVTKCYCVNCAVFLGIIKIRAENERKQKARLR from the coding sequence TTGCCAAAGAAGAGAGAGAACAGAGGAAGAAGAAAAGGAGATAAGGGACATGTTGGTTATATAAGCTGTGATCAATGTGGCGCTAGAGTACCAGAGGATAAGGCAGTATGTGTAACAAAAATGTACAGCCCAGTAGACGCTTCTCTAGCATCTGAGTTAGAAAAGAAGGGTGCAATAATTGCTAGATATCCTGTAACTAAGTGCTATTGTGTGAATTGTGCAGTATTTCTGGGAATTATTAAAATAAGGGCAGAAAATGAGAGAAAACAGAAAGCCCGTTTAAGATAG
- the pdxS gene encoding pyridoxal 5'-phosphate synthase lyase subunit PdxS, translated as MRLYELSFAQIEDFFYKLAEVKDIIKDSGLMEFLPELKKLDSTIQTGTTRVKHAFPIFQKGGVVMDITNVQQAQIAEEAGAVAVMVLDKLPYDVRKSGGVARMADPKIIGEVMNSITIPVMAKVRIGHYYEAKLLEALGVDMIDESEVLTPADEEHHINKWEFSVPFVNGARNLGEALRRTVEGASMIRTKGEAGTGNVSEAVKHMKIINSEIRSLISMSEEDRVKKAREYQVPYQLVELTAKIKRLPIVNFAAGGIATPADAALMMWLGADGLFVGSGIFKSQDPDERAKAVVLAAACWEYPEIVLEAQKMISEQKSMMGIDIKSLKPEELLQVRGL; from the coding sequence ATGAGACTTTATGAATTATCTTTCGCACAAATTGAAGATTTTTTCTATAAACTAGCAGAAGTTAAGGATATTATAAAGGATAGTGGTCTAATGGAATTTCTACCAGAATTAAAGAAATTGGATTCAACAATCCAAACGGGAACTACTAGAGTAAAGCACGCATTCCCGATCTTTCAAAAAGGAGGAGTTGTAATGGATATTACAAATGTTCAGCAAGCGCAGATAGCAGAAGAAGCAGGCGCTGTTGCCGTAATGGTTTTAGACAAATTACCCTATGATGTTAGAAAATCTGGTGGAGTTGCAAGAATGGCGGATCCTAAGATAATTGGGGAGGTAATGAATTCAATAACAATACCAGTAATGGCAAAGGTAAGAATAGGTCATTATTATGAGGCTAAGCTGCTAGAAGCGTTAGGCGTTGATATGATAGATGAAAGTGAAGTCTTAACACCAGCTGACGAGGAACATCATATAAATAAATGGGAGTTTAGCGTACCATTTGTCAATGGGGCTAGAAACCTAGGAGAAGCATTAAGAAGAACAGTGGAAGGAGCATCGATGATAAGAACCAAAGGTGAAGCAGGGACTGGAAATGTCAGTGAAGCAGTAAAACACATGAAGATAATAAATAGTGAGATAAGAAGCTTGATAAGTATGTCGGAGGAAGATAGAGTCAAAAAGGCAAGGGAATATCAAGTTCCTTATCAGCTAGTTGAGCTTACTGCGAAAATTAAGAGACTACCAATTGTTAACTTTGCTGCCGGAGGTATAGCGACACCTGCTGATGCTGCGCTTATGATGTGGTTGGGTGCTGATGGATTATTTGTTGGTTCTGGTATATTTAAGAGCCAAGATCCAGATGAAAGAGCTAAAGCAGTAGTACTAGCAGCAGCTTGCTGGGAATATCCAGAAATCGTATTGGAAGCTCAGAAAATGATAAGTGAGCAGAAGAGTATGATGGGAATTGATATAAAATCTTTAAAACCCGAAGAATTGTTACAAGTGAGAGGATTATGA
- the pdxT gene encoding pyridoxal 5'-phosphate synthase glutaminase subunit PdxT, with the protein MKIGIIAYQGSFEEHYLQLKRAFDKWSINGEITPVKIPKDLKDIDGVIIPGGESTTIGLVAKRLGILDELKEKITSGLPVMGTCAGAIMLAKEVSDAKVGKTSQPLIGAMNISIIRNYYGRQRESFEAIIDLSKIGKGKANVVFIRAPAITKLWGKTQSLAELNGVTVLAEENNILATTFHPELSDTTSIHEYFLHLVKG; encoded by the coding sequence ATGAAGATAGGTATAATAGCTTATCAAGGGAGCTTTGAAGAACATTACCTACAGTTAAAGAGGGCCTTTGACAAGTGGTCAATAAATGGCGAAATAACTCCAGTAAAGATTCCTAAAGATCTAAAGGATATTGACGGAGTAATAATACCTGGAGGAGAAAGCACAACAATAGGCCTAGTAGCTAAAAGGCTAGGGATATTAGATGAATTGAAAGAGAAGATCACGTCCGGTTTACCAGTTATGGGAACATGTGCCGGTGCCATAATGCTAGCGAAGGAAGTTAGTGACGCTAAAGTAGGTAAGACCTCACAACCACTAATTGGCGCAATGAATATTAGTATAATTAGAAATTATTATGGAAGACAAAGAGAAAGTTTTGAAGCAATCATCGACTTGTCTAAAATAGGTAAGGGCAAAGCAAATGTTGTATTCATTAGAGCTCCTGCAATAACTAAATTATGGGGAAAGACTCAAAGCTTGGCGGAGTTAAACGGTGTAACTGTTTTGGCTGAAGAAAATAATATCCTAGCTACTACGTTTCACCCAGAATTATCTGATACAACTTCGATACACGAATACTTCTTACATCTAGTTAAAGGGTAA
- a CDS encoding PINc/VapC family ATPase — translation MLDKSALLFGVSKYLEKGIITGNVLIHKSLLAELERESNDGLVSAEIALDEVKKLKDITERILVNFEIVGDDSKKGEANELSREYCLEKGCIIVTADETQKKICDAMGIQYNFLQPLKQGLSFESFFDDETMSLHIKEDTVPRAKKGKPGNWKFVNLSDKPMLSTDVRMIANEIINAVRLIKGSFVEIERRGSLIIQLGNYRVVITRPPLSDGWEITITRPVVRKRLEDYNLDERLIKRLEERAEGIIIAGAPGMGKTTFAQALAEYYMRLGKIVKTIESPRDMHLPPEITQYSKNYAEIGELHDILILSRPDYTVYDEMRNDEDFKLYVDLRLAGVGMVGVVHATSPIDAIHRFVNRVDIGTIPNILDTIIFINSGNVSKVYTLEMTVKVPAGLKEADLARPVVEIKDLATGNTEYEIYVFGEQTMIVPVNRGITMNNMEFKISKIVNNIIPNATVKYEDGEYVIVIPKEEIGKYNRKLVQRLKRLEKKNNIKIKIKLSD, via the coding sequence ATGTTAGATAAAAGTGCTTTGCTGTTTGGAGTTTCGAAATATCTTGAGAAGGGAATAATAACTGGCAATGTTCTAATTCACAAATCTCTCTTGGCTGAACTTGAAAGAGAAAGCAATGATGGTTTAGTTAGTGCTGAAATAGCACTTGATGAAGTGAAGAAGTTAAAAGATATAACAGAAAGAATCCTAGTTAATTTTGAAATAGTTGGTGATGATTCGAAAAAAGGAGAAGCTAATGAGTTGTCGCGTGAATATTGTCTAGAGAAAGGTTGTATAATTGTAACTGCGGATGAGACCCAGAAAAAGATTTGCGATGCAATGGGAATACAGTATAACTTTTTACAGCCATTGAAGCAAGGTTTATCATTTGAAAGCTTCTTTGACGACGAAACGATGAGTCTACACATAAAAGAGGATACTGTTCCAAGGGCTAAGAAGGGCAAACCAGGAAATTGGAAATTTGTAAATCTTTCGGATAAACCCATGTTATCAACTGACGTGAGAATGATAGCTAACGAGATAATAAACGCTGTCAGACTCATAAAAGGCTCCTTTGTAGAAATTGAGAGAAGAGGCTCTCTTATTATCCAATTAGGCAACTACAGAGTAGTAATAACTAGACCACCCTTAAGTGATGGATGGGAAATAACTATTACTAGACCAGTAGTTAGGAAAAGATTAGAGGATTATAATTTAGATGAACGATTAATAAAGAGGTTAGAAGAAAGAGCAGAGGGCATAATTATAGCAGGAGCGCCTGGTATGGGAAAAACAACATTTGCACAAGCATTAGCTGAATACTATATGAGGTTAGGAAAGATAGTGAAAACCATAGAATCTCCCAGAGATATGCACTTACCTCCCGAGATAACACAATATTCTAAAAATTACGCTGAAATTGGAGAGCTTCATGATATTTTAATATTGAGTAGGCCTGACTATACAGTATATGATGAGATGAGAAATGACGAGGATTTTAAACTTTATGTTGATCTTCGTCTTGCGGGCGTAGGAATGGTAGGCGTTGTTCATGCCACCTCACCTATTGACGCTATACATAGATTTGTAAACAGAGTAGATATAGGTACAATACCGAATATCTTAGATACTATAATATTCATAAATTCTGGAAATGTAAGCAAAGTTTACACTTTAGAAATGACAGTTAAAGTACCAGCGGGATTAAAGGAAGCTGATCTTGCAAGACCAGTTGTTGAAATAAAAGACTTGGCTACCGGGAATACTGAGTATGAGATCTATGTATTCGGTGAACAGACCATGATAGTACCGGTGAATAGAGGAATAACAATGAATAATATGGAATTTAAAATATCGAAAATTGTTAATAATATAATACCAAATGCCACAGTGAAGTATGAGGATGGAGAGTACGTTATAGTAATTCCGAAAGAGGAAATAGGAAAATACAATAGGAAACTAGTACAGCGACTAAAGAGACTCGAGAAGAAGAACAATATAAAGATAAAGATAAAACTATCCGATTAG
- the hjc gene encoding Holliday junction resolvase Hjc, with amino-acid sequence MNAKKRKGSAVERNIVGKLRDKGFAVVRAPASGSKRKDPIPDIIALKSGVIILIEMKSRKDKEGKIYVRREQAEGIMEFARKSGGTLFLGVKKPGVLKFIPFDKLRRTETGNYVADSEIEGLDLEDLVRLVEAKVSKTLDNFL; translated from the coding sequence ATGAACGCTAAAAAGAGGAAAGGTTCTGCAGTAGAAAGAAATATCGTAGGTAAGTTAAGGGATAAGGGTTTTGCTGTGGTAAGAGCACCAGCGAGTGGAAGTAAGAGAAAAGACCCTATACCGGATATTATCGCCTTAAAGAGTGGTGTTATTATCCTAATTGAAATGAAGAGTAGAAAAGATAAAGAAGGAAAAATTTACGTTAGAAGGGAGCAAGCTGAAGGTATTATGGAGTTTGCAAGAAAAAGTGGTGGGACTTTATTTTTAGGAGTTAAGAAGCCTGGTGTTTTGAAGTTCATACCATTTGATAAGTTAAGAAGGACTGAAACTGGGAATTATGTTGCAGACTCTGAGATAGAAGGGTTAGATCTAGAAGACTTGGTAAGATTAGTAGAAGCAAAAGTGAGCAAAACGCTGGATAATTTTCTCTAA
- the ilvC gene encoding ketol-acid reductoisomerase codes for MKSTSKIYTDKDSNLDVIKGKRIAVLGYGSQGRAWAQNLRDSGLNVVVGLEREGKSWELAKSDGIIPLHTKDAVKDADIIVFLVPDMVQRTLWLESVQPYMKKGADLVFAHGFNIHYKLIEPPKDSDVYMIAPKGPGPTVREYYKAGGGVPALVAIQQDVSGTALQKALAIAKGIGATRAGVIPTTFKEETETDLFGEQVILVGGIMELMKAAFETLVEEGYQPEVAYFETINELKMLVDLVYEKGITGMVKAVSDTAKYGGMTVGKFVINEDVRKRMKEALQRIKSGKFAEEWVEEYGRGMPTVVNGLSQVQNSLEEKIGNQLKDLIQKGKPKKS; via the coding sequence GTGAAGTCTACGTCAAAGATCTACACTGATAAAGATAGTAATTTAGATGTAATTAAGGGTAAGAGAATAGCGGTCTTAGGCTATGGAAGTCAGGGAAGAGCATGGGCTCAGAATTTAAGAGATTCGGGATTAAATGTTGTAGTGGGATTGGAAAGGGAAGGAAAATCATGGGAATTGGCTAAGAGCGATGGGATAATTCCACTTCATACTAAGGATGCAGTTAAGGATGCTGATATAATAGTCTTCTTGGTGCCAGATATGGTTCAGAGGACGCTATGGTTAGAGAGCGTACAGCCTTATATGAAAAAAGGTGCAGATTTAGTATTTGCACATGGGTTTAACATTCACTATAAACTAATCGAACCACCTAAGGATTCAGATGTGTATATGATAGCTCCTAAAGGTCCAGGTCCTACAGTTAGAGAGTACTATAAGGCTGGAGGTGGTGTTCCAGCTTTAGTTGCAATTCAACAAGATGTAAGTGGTACAGCTCTTCAAAAGGCTTTAGCAATAGCTAAAGGTATAGGTGCTACTAGGGCCGGCGTAATTCCAACTACCTTTAAGGAAGAGACTGAGACAGACTTATTTGGAGAGCAAGTAATACTTGTGGGAGGAATAATGGAACTTATGAAAGCTGCATTTGAAACCTTAGTAGAGGAAGGATATCAACCAGAAGTAGCCTACTTTGAAACTATAAATGAGCTTAAGATGTTGGTGGATTTAGTTTATGAAAAGGGAATTACTGGTATGGTAAAAGCAGTATCTGATACTGCTAAATATGGTGGTATGACAGTAGGAAAGTTTGTAATAAATGAGGATGTAAGAAAAAGAATGAAAGAGGCTTTACAGAGAATAAAGAGTGGAAAATTTGCTGAAGAATGGGTAGAAGAATATGGTAGAGGTATGCCAACGGTAGTTAATGGTCTCTCACAAGTTCAGAATAGTTTAGAAGAGAAGATTGGCAATCAACTAAAGGATCTGATCCAAAAAGGAAAGCCTAAAAAAAGCTAA
- a CDS encoding ACT domain-containing protein codes for MTQERVVKVLAYYRDPGLIERIASNFRKLFMDIDWIYGWKVNDESLYEFYIGVKDHNNFNTAVILLSKTVDISKVEILDDAQLKRVIIRDGKVIENQSEGVKEGDMIIYVPVFNRVKGYSWGEVYVKDLH; via the coding sequence GTGACCCAAGAAAGAGTAGTTAAGGTATTGGCTTATTATAGGGATCCAGGCTTAATAGAGAGGATAGCATCTAACTTCAGGAAATTATTTATGGACATTGATTGGATATACGGCTGGAAGGTAAATGATGAAAGTCTCTACGAGTTTTATATTGGAGTAAAGGATCACAATAATTTTAACACGGCAGTAATTCTGCTGAGTAAGACAGTAGATATCAGTAAGGTAGAGATTTTAGATGATGCACAATTAAAAAGGGTTATAATAAGGGATGGAAAGGTGATAGAGAATCAATCAGAAGGGGTAAAAGAAGGTGACATGATAATTTATGTACCAGTTTTCAATAGAGTAAAAGGATATAGTTGGGGTGAAGTCTACGTCAAAGATCTACACTGA
- a CDS encoding acetolactate synthase large subunit, whose protein sequence is MPTGARILVDSLKREGVKVIFGIPGLSNMQIYDAFVEDLANGELRHVLMRHEQAAAHAADGYARASGVPGVCTATSGPGTTNLTTGLITAYWDSSPVIAITGNVPRSVMGKMAFQEADAMGVFENVTKYVIGIKRIDEILQWIKNAFYIATTGRPGPVVIDIPRDIFYEKMEEIKWPEKPLVKGYRDFPTRIDRLALKKAAEILINAERPIILVGTGVVWANATPEVLELAELLHIPIVSTFPGKTAIPHDHPLYFGPMGYYGRAEASMAALESDAMLVVGARFSDRTFTSYDEMVETRKKFIMVNIDPTDGEKSIKVDVGIYGNAKIILRELIKAITTLGQKRDRSAWLKRVKEYKEYYSQFYYTEENGKLKPWKIMKTIRQALPRDAIVTTGVGQHQMWAEVFWEVLEPRTFLTSSGMGTMGFGLPAAMGAKLARSDKVVVDLDGDGSFLMTGTNLATAVDEHIPVISVIFDNRTLGLVRQVQDLFFGKRIVGVDYGPSPDFVKLAEAFGALGFNVTTYEDIEKSLKSAIKEDIPAVIRVPVDKEELALPTLPPGGRLKQVILRDPRKSS, encoded by the coding sequence TTGCCAACAGGTGCACGAATTTTAGTTGATTCTCTAAAAAGAGAAGGAGTTAAGGTAATCTTCGGAATACCTGGACTATCAAACATGCAGATTTATGATGCTTTCGTGGAAGATTTGGCAAATGGTGAGCTTAGACATGTTCTGATGAGACATGAACAAGCTGCTGCACATGCTGCAGATGGATACGCAAGAGCTTCTGGAGTCCCTGGAGTGTGTACAGCCACATCTGGTCCAGGTACGACCAATTTAACTACAGGACTTATTACTGCATACTGGGATAGTTCTCCCGTAATTGCAATAACCGGTAACGTGCCTAGAAGCGTTATGGGTAAGATGGCATTCCAAGAAGCTGATGCTATGGGAGTGTTTGAAAATGTAACTAAATACGTTATTGGTATTAAGAGAATAGATGAAATTCTCCAATGGATTAAGAATGCATTTTACATTGCAACTACTGGAAGACCTGGGCCAGTAGTAATTGATATTCCTAGGGATATTTTCTATGAAAAAATGGAAGAGATAAAATGGCCAGAGAAACCGCTTGTTAAGGGTTATAGAGATTTCCCAACTAGGATAGACCGATTAGCATTGAAAAAGGCTGCTGAGATTCTAATCAATGCAGAGAGACCAATAATTTTAGTAGGTACTGGGGTAGTATGGGCTAATGCAACCCCAGAAGTTTTAGAGTTAGCAGAACTATTGCATATTCCAATAGTCTCTACTTTCCCTGGAAAAACTGCAATACCACATGATCATCCCCTATATTTCGGGCCAATGGGATACTATGGAAGAGCAGAAGCATCAATGGCTGCCCTAGAATCTGACGCAATGCTAGTTGTAGGTGCGAGATTTAGCGATAGGACATTTACATCATATGATGAAATGGTAGAGACTAGAAAGAAATTCATAATGGTAAATATTGATCCGACAGATGGAGAAAAGTCCATAAAGGTAGATGTCGGAATTTACGGTAATGCCAAGATAATATTAAGAGAGTTAATAAAGGCAATAACGACACTAGGTCAAAAAAGAGATAGAAGCGCATGGCTGAAAAGAGTTAAAGAGTATAAAGAATACTATTCTCAATTTTACTATACTGAGGAGAACGGAAAATTAAAGCCTTGGAAGATAATGAAGACCATTAGGCAAGCATTACCAAGGGATGCAATAGTGACCACTGGTGTAGGCCAACATCAGATGTGGGCTGAAGTGTTTTGGGAAGTATTGGAACCTAGAACTTTTTTAACCTCATCTGGAATGGGTACAATGGGTTTTGGTCTTCCTGCTGCAATGGGAGCTAAATTAGCTAGATCGGATAAAGTTGTAGTGGATCTAGATGGTGATGGTTCATTCTTAATGACCGGAACAAACCTAGCCACAGCTGTAGATGAGCACATTCCGGTAATATCAGTGATATTTGATAATAGAACCTTAGGGTTAGTAAGACAAGTTCAAGATTTGTTCTTCGGGAAGAGAATAGTAGGTGTAGATTACGGTCCTTCACCAGACTTCGTTAAATTAGCTGAGGCATTTGGTGCTTTAGGTTTTAACGTAACGACCTATGAGGACATAGAAAAGTCACTTAAGAGTGCGATAAAGGAAGATATCCCCGCAGTAATCAGAGTACCAGTAGATAAGGAAGAACTGGCCTTACCTACGTTACCACCGGGTGGAAGATTAAAACAGGTGATCTTACGTGACCCAAGAAAGAGTAGTTAA
- a CDS encoding magnesium-dependent phosphatase-1, producing MIRAIVFDADKTLWDHHNISEFEEPLKLVDANTLEDSKGRVLHLFPDVRETLKELKNRGYILGLATWNFEDKANKVLATLDLLQYFDIIVARPYPYKFLMLSQIIIEINAKTNLKIKPNEILFLDDRRGHFGNIWLYLGDVKCLEMWKDITRYSEIFSIVSHVENE from the coding sequence ATGATTAGAGCAATAGTGTTTGACGCTGATAAAACCTTGTGGGATCATCATAATATATCGGAGTTTGAAGAACCTTTAAAGCTTGTAGATGCAAACACTTTAGAGGATTCTAAAGGTAGAGTTCTCCATTTATTTCCAGATGTTAGAGAGACTCTTAAGGAATTAAAAAATAGAGGTTACATATTAGGTCTAGCTACGTGGAATTTTGAAGATAAGGCAAATAAAGTATTAGCTACACTAGATTTGCTTCAATATTTTGATATAATTGTAGCAAGGCCTTATCCCTATAAATTTTTAATGTTGAGTCAAATAATTATTGAGATTAATGCCAAAACTAACCTAAAAATAAAACCTAACGAAATCCTTTTCTTAGATGATAGAAGAGGGCATTTCGGGAATATTTGGCTGTATCTAGGGGATGTAAAGTGTTTAGAGATGTGGAAAGATATTACTAGGTATAGTGAAATATTTAGCATAGTAAGTCACGTTGAAAATGAATAG
- a CDS encoding GTPase translates to MLGEVIKLIKRSDLIVEVLDAREPSLTRSKKIEDISIKNGKKILLILNKGDLVPLWVLKAWKDYFKEEENIESVYMSATSHLGTKLLRDTMKSILKGDKGIVVFVGYPKSGKSSIINALKGKHSAQTSVHPLEYGYTKSLQLFKIDKKIYAWDTPGVIPPDGDELEKIIRGSNVDLLEDPVKPALILINRIIEFSKESLIHVYKVDFSNPYELLEKIAIKRGWFYKSTKEPNIDMAAKAIIRDYHEGKIAYYTLPPSLYRDD, encoded by the coding sequence ATGCTGGGGGAAGTCATTAAGTTGATCAAGAGATCTGATCTTATAGTTGAAGTGTTGGATGCCAGAGAGCCTTCTCTAACTAGGTCGAAGAAAATAGAGGACATTTCAATAAAAAATGGCAAGAAAATATTATTAATATTAAACAAAGGAGATTTAGTACCCTTATGGGTTCTTAAAGCTTGGAAGGATTACTTTAAGGAAGAAGAGAACATTGAAAGTGTTTATATGTCAGCAACTTCCCATTTGGGTACTAAACTTTTACGTGATACAATGAAGTCTATATTAAAGGGAGATAAAGGGATTGTAGTGTTTGTGGGGTATCCGAAATCTGGAAAGTCTTCGATAATTAACGCTCTCAAAGGTAAGCATTCGGCTCAAACCTCGGTCCATCCATTAGAATATGGTTATACCAAATCTCTACAATTGTTTAAAATTGATAAAAAGATCTATGCGTGGGATACACCTGGCGTCATACCCCCAGATGGCGACGAACTAGAGAAAATAATTAGGGGATCCAACGTAGATTTATTAGAAGACCCCGTAAAACCCGCTTTAATTCTAATAAATAGAATTATTGAATTTTCGAAAGAGAGCTTAATTCACGTTTATAAAGTGGATTTTTCCAATCCTTATGAACTATTAGAAAAAATAGCCATAAAGAGAGGATGGTTCTATAAGAGTACTAAAGAGCCCAATATTGATATGGCTGCTAAGGCCATAATAAGGGATTATCACGAAGGCAAAATTGCTTATTATACTCTTCCCCCTAGTCTATATAGAGATGATTAG